A window of the Oncorhynchus mykiss isolate Arlee chromosome 15, USDA_OmykA_1.1, whole genome shotgun sequence genome harbors these coding sequences:
- the LOC110490042 gene encoding ATP synthase lipid-binding protein, mitochondrial has product MRSCSSALRPAGPFWIHCLIQTPLCVCALPTGCQESTAFVPQSTFFQVALRGFQTIAVSRDIDTAAKFIGARVATAGVAGSGAGIGTVFGSLIIGYARNPSLKQQLFSYAILGFVLSEAMGLFCLMVAFLILFAM; this is encoded by the exons ATGCGAAGTTGTTCCTCGGCGCTTCGACCAGCCG GTCCGTTCTGGATCCACTGCCTTATACAGACCCCTCTCTGCGTCTGTGCTTTACCAACCGGATGTCAGGAGAG TACTGCCTTTGTGCCACAGAGCACCTTTTTCCAGGTAGCACTGAGGGGTTTCCAGACTATCGCTGTGAGCAGAGACATTGACACAGCAGCCAAGTTCATTGGCGCTAGAGTTGCCACAGCTGGAGTTGCCGGTTCTGGTGCTGGAATCGGGACTGTGTTCGGCAGCCTTATCATCGGATATGCAAG GAACCCCTCCCTAAAACAGCAGCTTTTCTCTTACGCTATCCTGGGATTTGTCCTCTCTGAAGCCATGGGTCTGTTCTGCTTGATGGTTGCTTTCCTGATCCTGTTTGCAATGTAA